From Medicago truncatula cultivar Jemalong A17 chromosome 7, MtrunA17r5.0-ANR, whole genome shotgun sequence, a single genomic window includes:
- the LOC112416737 gene encoding uncharacterized protein → MGMLKVVGVEKSYTRNGSQSKMISIELYYDGYTLFGPYVDELNAFLASGETDNVVVAVQLTKIKIFQGQAMIQNTINATKVLFNPTFTAALLLKKRMVENDDSPSPDISKITEASKVSVEDFLNLSPMTTVEGLKEGY, encoded by the exons ATGGGTATGTTGAAAGTTGTTGGTGTTGAAAAGTCATATACTCGCAATGGATCTCAATCAAAGATGATTTCTATTGAGTTGTATTACGATGGGTACACCCTGTTTGGTCCTTATGTTGATGAGTTGAATGCTTTTCTTGCATCTGGTGAAACCgataatgttgttgttgctgtccAATTAACCAAGATCAAGATCTTTCAAG GTCAGGCGATGATACAAAATACTATTAATGCAACAAAGGTGTTGTTCAATCCAACTTTCACTGCTGCTCTTCTATTAAAGAAGAG GATGGTTGAGAATGATGATTCTCCGTCACCGGACATTTCTAAAATTACGGAGGCATCTAAGGTTAGCGTTGAGGACTTTCTCAATTTGTCCCCGATGACCACTGTTGAAGGCCTTAAGGAG GGGTATTAG
- the LOC11423411 gene encoding uncharacterized protein, whose product MANINVETFLSYLSLTAPLIPNPVTDVDMLVNKLRRKYRTYVIEFDVEHGAVHLPNMFMHDFGDQIDFIATLVDSGHNQFEVYVEKHTSGIYLTRGWCALRDFYKIKLGAWVTMVFVGNGRFEISLEDRVGDKIQSPMFNPPMNFVIDRSWLPFQMMDAVPTAYVHSDISFLYSYEKKLSATELDSGWMVLAFFGFCKQTLCKGTTSINLVDECGNKWMCTVVYGTRPYKHFKIGGGWKRMVDARRLRIGCIVKLGAPADGSNQKLYFKVIRH is encoded by the exons ATGGCAAACATAAACGTCGAAACGTTCCTATCATACCTTTCTCTGACTG CGCCATTGATTCCCAATCCCGTTACTGATGTTGATATGCTGGTTAATAAGCTTCGTCGAAAATATCGAACCTATGTCATTGAATTTGACGTGGAGCAT GGTGCTGTTCATCTTCCAAACATGTTCATGCATGACTTTGGCGACCAGATCGATTTTATTGCGACATTGGTTGATAGTGGACATAATCAGTTTGAGGTTTACGTCGAGAAGCACACCAGTGGCATATACCTTACAAGGGGATGGTGTGCACTGCGTGATTTCTACAAAATCAAACTTGGTGCTTGGGTAACAATGGTATTTGTTGGAAATGGCAGGTTTGAGATAAGCTTGGAGGATAGGGTTGGGGACAAGATACAAAGTCCCATGTTTAATCCACCAATGAACTTCGTTATTGATCGTTCATGGCTGCCTTTCCAAATGATGGATGCTGTTCCAACTGCTTATGTGCATTCTGATATTAGCTTCCTATATTCATATGAGAAGAAGTTGTCTGCTACTGAGTTGGATTCTGGCTGGATG gTTCTTGCTTTTTTCGGGTTTTGCAAGCAGACTTTGTGCAAGGGTACTACTTCAATCAATTTGGTGGATGAGTGTGGGAACAAATGGATGTGCACGGTGGTCTACGGTACCAGGCCTTATAAACACTTTAAGATAGGTGGTGGATGGAAGCGGATGGTGGATGCACGCAGACTTCGTATAGGCTGCATTGTTAAGCTTGGTGCACCTGCTGATGGGAGCAACcagaaattatattttaaggtTATTCGTCATTAG